A DNA window from Camelina sativa cultivar DH55 chromosome 17, Cs, whole genome shotgun sequence contains the following coding sequences:
- the LOC104755160 gene encoding leucine--tRNA ligase, cytoplasmic-like, whose protein sequence is MLNSEKMSKSTGNFRTLRQAIEEFSATATRFSLADAGDGVDDANFVFETANAAILRLTKELTWMEEVLAAESSLRTGPPSTYADKVFENDMNIAIRLTEKAYKDCMFREALKNGFYDLQAARDEYRLSCGHGGMNHDLVLTFMDVQTRLIEPVCPQFAEYVWRKLLKKEGSVVSAGWPTSAEPDLVLKSANKYLQDSIVLMRKLLQKQLLGSKKAGKKGAQVTAVPEGKLRGLVYVNEQFDGWRAHCLEILQSKFDQQTRRFAPDAEILAELREILKKEGQADNFKQIQKLCMPFLKFKKDEAISIGTQALNLRLPFAELDVLRSNMDLIKRQLGLEEVEIYSASNPDDVSKAGPHASLLTQNPPSPGSPTAIFVTST, encoded by the exons ATGTTGAATTCTGAAAAGATGTCAAAGTCAACTGGAAATTTCAGAACCCTGCGCCAGGCTATTGAAGAATTCTCTGCCACTGCCACAAGATTTTCTTTGGCTGATGCTGGTGATGGTGTCGACGATGCAAATTTTGTGTTTGAAACTGCAAATGCTGCAATTTTACGGCTGACAAAAGAGCTCACATGGATGGAAGAAGTTCTGGCTGCTGAATCCTCTTTAAGAACAGGCCCTCCATCTACATATGCTGATAAAGTGTTTGAAAACGACATGAACATTGCTATCAGATTGACTGAAAAGGCATACAAAGATTGTATGTTTAGGGAGGCACTTAAAAATGGGTTTTACGACTTACAAGCTGCTCGAGATGAGTATAGACTCTCTTGTGGACATGGCGGCATGAACCATGACTTGGTACTGACCTTTATGGATGTGCAGACACGCCTCATTGAACCAGTCTGTCCCCAGTTTGCAGAATATGTTTGGAGGAAACTTTTGAAGAAGGAAGGTTCTGTGGTATCAGCAGGCTGGCCAACATCAGCTGAGCCAGATTTGGTGCTCAAGAGTGCAAACAAATATTTGCAAGATTCTATTGTGTTAATGCGAAAGCTTCTACAAAAACAACTCTTAGGTTCCAAGAAGGCTGGTAAGAAAGGTGCTCAAGTAACTGCAGTGCCAGAGGGGAAGTTAAGAGGCCTAGTATATGTGAATGAGCAATTTGATGGATGGAGAGCTCACTGCCTCGAGATTCTGCAAAGCAAATTTGACCAACAAACCCGTCGTTTTGCCCCAGATGCAGAGATACTTGCAGAACTAAGGGAGATATTGAAGAAGGAGGGACAAGCAGATAACTTCAAACAAATCCAGAAGCTTTGCATGCCTTTCCTTAAATTCAAGAAGGACGAGGCAATATCTATTGGCACTCAGGCTCTAAATTTGAGGTTGCCTTTTGCAGAGCTTGACGTCCTTCGGAGTAACATGGACTTGATCAAGCGACAACTTGGTCTTGAAGAGGTTGAAATATATTCTGCAAGTAACCCTGACGATGTTTCAAAAGCTGGTCCACATGCTTCACTGCTGACGCAGAATCCACCATCTCCAGGCAGTCCAACCGCTATCTTTGTGACCAG CACCTAG